The window GGATACCTTTATTGTCAACACTCCTTAATCAACTATaacataaaatctattaattgcAAGAGTACTAACTGCCACCTACGGGTTTTGACAGCCACCCATGTTTTGTAAACTACTCTCTAAGCAGTTGCACTTTTTCTATAGCTTGATTGTTCACTTTCTTTTCTCTCCTTCATTAAACTTTATTCCTTCTTCCTTGGACTAATGTCACAGGAATTGGGTCAGCTGCCACCCAGGTTCCATCTGTAATATCTTGCCTTGCCAAACTGGTCATCCTGTTTCTCAAATTTAATCTAATCTAACCATCACCCAAGCAGTACACGACTGAAAAAACTTGTCATTCTTCCACCTTACCAGGTGACTTCTATCTGTCACCCTTCTGCACCTTTACTAATTACCTTTCCCTAAAACTGCCTATTATCTGAAATATCATCTTCCTAGAGGGGTCTAAATTGGATTATTTCCGCCATACAGTATTGCATAAAGTGGGCAAGGTATAATTTTCAACactgtaacagaaaaaattttcagatttaaagaAACTTCTATAATTAAACTGCTGTCTACATCCATAATCCttgattaataatagattttaggtattaaataaaacattttcttctttaaatattgtttattattaaaattggtattgttgaattattataagATATTCAGCCCTCTATAAACACAATCCTTATATAgctttgcatttaaatatttattataaaagaagttCAAATTTTAAGTACCCCTACATTTTTGGTAAGTACctgttatttatagaaaaaacgtAGTACCACATCTAATACAATTGATATTGTAAGATGGTGGGTTTATTACAAAGcataaaatgcaaatatttatcGTACCATTACACTTTAGATGTAATTTATTCTGGTATAGACTGTTTtgttccatgttgagccggttggtgctgcactctaACATATACTAGCGCTGGCCGGCAAGTTAATCTAATATCaccattctacgttagaatcgCACCCAGTGCAgtcacatttttcattttgtctggATGGATaattagtgttagttatattcTACGTCAGAATCCTGCACAGTGTGGTCatattttcatttcagtccaaggggactcatactttcttgataatgttcaagttcaattatggcTAAAGTGTTATAcatccttaagtttaatgtaactattgtaattcaatcaaaatgtcaagggtgacaagaaattaaatataacgattcaagaagaacatagtgTTGCTTCATCTCATTATCTACCATCTCATgaaaaatacagtccacactagctctaaattctaccatagactattatacttaaaaattcatgTGAAAAGAAATCCGTTTAGAAAACACATCATCAACTTTCATCTCTTTGTTCTTTTGTTTCCTAACATTTAAAActagaaatcttttatttgtgTAGTGGCAAattgtttttgtgaattttgCAATGATTTGTCttcattatattatacatattaatgttTGAAATAGAATGGAAAAAATTGCAGCTATATTAAAGTGGTacgcttaaaaaatttgtttaaggaaattaaacattttggattttatatacaaatataagttTTACTTTTCAGCAATGTGACTCctagttttcaaaatattgtaaaccAAAATATACAAAAGCtgtattttttgtacatatatactatttgcaataaaaaaaaaattgtaaataacataGAATGTAATCAAAGCAATCTGtactgtaattacaaaaaatcccttttggcacgctggaaggcagaggtagatttcatcagtgctaagtaggggataaaaaagattccatcttaaagttaagaaaaactacaaatttactcaatactacaGTGGTTagcatgtttagcatatgacaagctccatattcttacaattccaacaatattttggtcatcccgtGTTAtaattgatcatatcaaaaattgtttcagcaaaagttttaggtaatgtttagaggactaacgaccactttaaaccgattcaatactatGCCTAtttagggaggtatgatttttttttgtctttgaaaccccatttttcccccccccccccaccgccCTGCGGGCCtgtggttgatgatatcaaaaaactttagacccttatccaaagaatagtaggaacttaaacgaattcaatactttacttaataagaaagttatagtgatattttgtttttttaaaaaaaccccacatttccacccccatggtccaattttggccattaacaaactcgtctgagattttgggtcatcgtattttatgtatcaatttgaaagtgattggcgcaaaattgcggcagttattgtgtccacaaaaaagtgaaatatatataaactttcaaactgatggtggttttggggtctgcggGATGGGAAACACAAAGATGTCAGAATTTTCCAGaaattgaatcatggtacccattacaataggtagctttcttatgaaatctaccaaaaatgATGGCAAACACTtgaaaaatcaactgatttccgGCTACTGTGATAACTTGGAGAATTGTAATGTCAAAAATTATTGATGCATAGAAGAAACTACAAATATAAGCATTCAATTTgtaccaaaattgaaaaaatcaaatatgaattaatgatcaaaatatttgattattctgtGTAACTATAGTTTTTCTAACAGCactgaacttttgttttaagAAACAAAGTCATCTGTCAGAAAAGCTAGCTTGGGTTAAACTTCAATCTTACATTTCATTGCAATAATGTTGTAGTTAGAATATCTGgacatttaattcaataatatgtGAATTTCATTTAgtatgaaagtatatttttaaatggaatttatttaaagtatttgcCAAATACTGTGGTTGACATCTCagtaatctaataaaacatatttgtCTTAACAtgtactagttttaattaatgtgttttcTCAGCATAGTTAATGATATTCCAGGTTTCGACTTCAACTGTTTTTGAATTGatctacttattaaaattaatccctattttatttaccttaaaaatattttacatttgggTTTACTTAAGTAGTCtacttattaaaaagaattgtttaaggAGGATAAGATAAGCATCATTGcagattttcatataaaatattttatgctacAGGAAGTGGATGATGGTAACTTGTGTTCAGATGAGCTTATAAAAGAAGACCCTCTTTGTATAGAAACAAATGATATTAAATCAGACCCTGACGGTTGCAATTTATCATCAGTTAAATTTGAACAAGTGTTGATTAAACATGAAGAAatggtaagattttttttttaatttttagcatatatatattttataaattaaagacatATGGTTAGGCAATAAGCAAGTACTGTGATGCGATGAATGTTACGTTTATTCCTTCCtttgtttaattttctctttctcaTCATGTATAGAtagatgttattaatttatatttatcttgttattattttctgtgaataaatttattatcatttattttcaatgattcttGATGAAAGGCAACCACATATTTCAgatgtaacatttataaaaatatatttatttagtaagagTTCTCCATTTtaatagtttcttgataatttttactatttcataatagttaatgaactcatattttttaataccatgTATTCTACAATTCGGTTTGGATGAATCCAGATTGTTTGCTCTCGCAGGTTTTGAAATCTGATTCGAGTTCTCCATCAAAAATTAGGCAGGGGATGTCTTTCAGGAAATGTTTATTGAAACATCTGGGGGTCCTTTATGAGGGTCAAAGTTTTGAAATATGTGCCCTTCTAAATTGTTAGATTACTCTATCACCCATTCACTTGCTTATATAGATGGACTGTGTAGCCCTTTTAAACATTGTCATCTTTTGAAGCAATTGCCAAGAATTCAAGCACCAAAgcagcagtttttattttaagtgactgCCGTATAGAAATTTCCTTTggcaaaaatttaaatgacagtttatataattcttaaatatacttaatttttttttattctcaatatacgagggttatttttttttcaaggtccgattggtcgtgaaattaaaaccacagtaaaaataaacaattttttatttgtaacaagtacttacgtaGTTActctatttctctacatagtcgccactccgatttagacgtttgtcatagcgtggtaccaactttccaataccctcgtcatagaatggagctgcctatgttttcagccatgtttctatgctggtctgcagctcgatgtctgtgccaaaatgttatcctcctagccagcgtttcatgtgagcaaagaggtgaaaatcggatggagccaagtccgggctgtatggtgggtgatcaaacacttcccaacaaaaatgctgcaggagcttctttgttacagctgcagtgtgcggccgagcattgtcatggagaaagacaatgcctgatgacaacattcctctccacttattctgaattgcccttcgtagacgttgaaaaTACCTTTTCACCTTTTTTGCAATCTTTTTAGGGGCTAACAATTTCATATAGTACAAAAAACCATATGTGTGTATACATGTGCACTGCTTTTGTATGGTCTTTTagctcaggattgaccaaacctgtattgtagagaaaactttacataagcaaatttgttaagcttaacatatatatatatatatatatatatatatatatgaatatttttagaaaaatatttattaaatttattccccacctcaaaaaagtatatattttgttttttggatctaacttttaatttttattaaatttttttttgcatttttctttatGCTCAAAGGGGTATTAAAATAAAGTAGCTGTAGCAGCTACATTATATTCTagacccaaaatgagaagtaatttattttcaatacatttataaaagttaaatcaaGCAGTActttgcttgatttttttttagattttcttaggatatttttatctgatgttattgtgattttaatttgtttagccttaaaagttatttagaaaatttagtaGAGGTAGTTTTGTTTAGTCAAGAAATCTTACAtctcctttcattttttttcatattagaaaAAAGGTCATAATGTCATCTACTATATAAGTATTGTTTTGCCTGGTGAGCTGAAGTAGTGTGGTTAGCAAACTGGTTTCTAGATCAGCTGGTTTCAAGTTTGATATCTGGTAATTTTTCACCTGATTCTGTCTTCCATGTTAAAACATTATCCTTAAAGCTTTTTGagaatataatactaaaataaaaaatgtttatgaaaaatattattgttacagGATTTAGGTACAGAGATAGTTAATTCAGTGGAGGAAGAtgctgaaaatttatcaaaacatctTCTATTTAGCAGTGATGAAACAAATGTAAACAGCCACAATTTACCACAGGTTAACGGTGCTGATAATGAAACTAAAGTCTATTGCAGTATATGTTTAGTTAGATTTGAAAATCCATTAGAGCATAGTAATCATGACTGTTGTGAAAGAGATGATATAATTCGATGTAAGTGTTGTGCTAAATTGTTTATCACAGAAAAAGatatttcaaatcattttaaagaaaataaaagtaactttagtTGTGATGCATGTAATAAGACATTTTGCGGCAGTATTTGTTTAGAATTGCATTGTTGCAgtttaggtaaaataaataaaagtaatagtttgTACATCAATAAAAGGTTACAGACGTGTACCAAGAAGATTAGTGATGAAGAATTAATGCAGCAGAATAGAGATGTTTGGGAATATAGATGCAAATgttgtaataaaagatttaaaagtgaAAGTAATCTAAGGGAACATTTTAGCGAACATAATTACAGGAAAAGATTTACTTGCAGTTACTGCCCAAAGTCCTTCGATAGAAAATGGAATTTAATGAGCCATGTTAACATTCACACTAAAGAAAAGACATACATGTGTGATTTTTGTCAAAAGTGTTTTAGTCGAAAAAGATCATTGAAAAAACATGTTAATAGCATTCATTATAGTGAGAAAAAATTCATCTGCAGtatttgtcagaagtcttttgaTGATATTATATCTTTAACGTATCATCTTGATGATCATGCTGAATTCTTGATGTTTACATGTAATATTTGTGGAAAGTCCTTTAATaagaaaggtaatttaaaaagacattttaataCCCAccaaaaagaagttttttagttctaatttttgccaaaagttatgaaaaaaatcagctaaagaaaagtttaatagttataattttttctaaaatctttcaaaagaaaattctcaatgaaacattttagtactaacaaagtattaaaatattaacatattctgAAAAGTAGGTTTTTGACTTCGAAGAAAACTGTTTTATAGAAGATGTAATTTGATAGCATTTCTTACTACTGACAGAAATCCTTAGAAATATGTTAGTTCTTATTCAAAATGTAGCATTAGGTTTTGTtacatatcatttaaattatagattattacGACTAcgtgaaaagatttaaaaatatatttattcattgcaTACTTCCTCTGCTGAATTggtaaataatagtatttatgaaATACCTAAGCAAAAAGTAAATGGTTTATGAACAACTGTTTTAAATGTGATTTTCTGTATTatcatttttagaaaacattagACATTTAATATTACTAGTAACTATTACTGTTTCTGAAATAATAAGTGCCACTAATAGCCCATTCtaagagggttatttttttttcaaggtccgatcggttgcgaaataaaaacccacacaaaaattggatgaacttttgcgcatatgtgttgcgcagcgtctctagtatgtccttcaatcacgccgcatcacttcgtttagttttgAACACGCAGCTTAgacacgtaaacatgtctacaacaatagcatcatCCGCCAAGTGccaagtgcgtgcggtaattcgatttcttcagactgagggatgtaatgcagctgaaattcatcgacaaataagaatgtgaaacttcaatgagtgacagcaaagtgcgacaatggtgcaggaactttaaagcaggaaaTGCAGATGTtgatgatgcaggcggtcagggaagaaagcgagtgtcaactgatgatttcgttgagcgagtggatgaggcaattcgagaaaatcgttggttcacaatttctgtattgagtgattcgtttcctgaaatttcaaggtcagctctctaaaCCATTGTGATGAGAGACAACAGTACctcaaactgtgtgcgagatgggtttccAAGTtgctgtctgaccatcacaaaacaatgagaatggacgcctccctaacgtttctccagcgctaccacaatgaaggagaagattttttgaacaaaattgtcacaggggatgagacatgggtccatttcgaaactgaagaaacaaaagaacaatccaaacagtggatgcattctcattctcccagtaaatcaaagaagttcaagcgaaccttctccaacagaaagtgtatggctactgtgttctgggagcagaatggaattctcttggtggaattcatggaacgtggcacgaccatcactgcagccttatactgcgtgactcttcaacatctacaaagggcaattcagaataagcggagaggaatgttgtcatcaggcattgtctttctccatgacaacgctcggccgcacactgcagctgtaacaaagaagttcctgcagcgttttcgttgggaagtgtttgatcacccaccatacagcccggacttggctccatccgattttcacctctttgctcacatgaaacgctggctaggaggacatcattttggcacagacatcgagctgcagaccaacatacaaacatggctgaaaacacagtggctccgttctatgacgagggtattggaaagttggtaccacgctacgacaaattttgaaatcggagtggcgactacatagagaaatagtgtaactatgtaagtacttgttacaaataaaaaatttgttattttcactgtggttttaatttcgttacCAATCGGACctggaaaaaaaataacccttgtatcgCTGAAGAGTTTTTTCCCAATCCACTGTttactaagttttatttaatatatttcaagtgGTAATATATGAGAtttggctattaaataacgagactaatacTACAGAAGAACTGCACATGTACCAAATTCATACAATTTAGATTGTTGCCaatccagtttctgtagacatattagtctggctgtggtcttctttaatttttgttttgccaaaaaaataactactttattagagcaaagaattgtcatgaaatttcatatgatacttggaaaaaccactactgaaacttatattttttaaaaaagagtatatggtaatgaatgtttatcatgtgAACAGGTTTTTGATTGGTTTAAGTGTTTCCAAGGCTGAGATaatgttgaagatgatgttcgcccAAGTCACCCTTCCACGTCAAAaccagataaaaatattgaaaatattggtaatctgatccgatctggCCATCGGTTAACTTTTCATGAGATTACTGAAACTGTAGGAATTGACAAAGAATGCATAaggcaaattttacataacaattttaacatgcaaaatgtatatatgaaaatGGTGCCTAAGATTTTCACAATTGAACAAAAAGAAGCATgtgaaaatgtttgttctgacACTTTGAATGCCATTTAAAATGATCCAAACTTCTTGGAATGAGTAGTAACATGTGATGAATCTTGGTTTTTCACTTATGATCCAGAAACTAGGCGTCAATCCATGCATTGGAAGGCCCCAACTTCACAGagctaaaaaaatttgaataagcaaatcaaaattcaaaacgatgattgtttttttttttaatattcatgggAGATTGTATACCCTCACTGGATTcgtgaaggtcaaactattaatcaacattattacCTTGAGATCCTTGctcaactccatgaaaaaatatttaaaaaaaacgatccGAATTGtagaagaacaagtcatgggttcttcatcaagACAACGCactggctcacactgcattgtctgtcaagatgtttctagccAAGCATAAAATACTAGTGTTAGACCATCCACCTGACCTGTGAGTTGTGTAGTGTATATGTGCTTTTTAtgatctg of the Lycorma delicatula isolate Av1 chromosome 10, ASM4794821v1, whole genome shotgun sequence genome contains:
- the LOC142331140 gene encoding uncharacterized protein LOC142331140, which produces MKMEGNMKKEICYFSEEEVDDGNLCSDELIKEDPLCIETNDIKSDPDGCNLSSVKFEQVLIKHEEMDLGTEIVNSVEEDAENLSKHLLFSSDETNVNSHNLPQVNGADNETKVYCSICLVRFENPLEHSNHDCCERDDIIRCKCCAKLFITEKDISNHFKENKSNFSCDACNKTFCGSICLELHCCSLGKINKSNSLYINKRLQTCTKKISDEELMQQNRDVWEYRCKCCNKRFKSESNLREHFSEHNYRKRFTCSYCPKSFDRKWNLMSHVNIHTKEKTYMCDFCQKCFSRKRSLKKHVNSIHYSEKKFICSICQKSFDDIISLTYHLDDHAEFLMFTCNICGKSFNKKGNLKRHFNTHQKEVF